A region of Geobacillus sp. 46C-IIa DNA encodes the following proteins:
- a CDS encoding ABC transporter substrate-binding protein: protein MKKRKWPIAAMMTAVMALMLAACNSPTTNNNAKSGNGGGGDNVVNIGYSGPLSGPAAYYGERTLNGVKMAADEINKNGGFEVKGKTYKINVVSLDDKYLPNETAANAKRLVQEHHTPIIFTPHSGGVMALQVFNQTDNFLIAAYTSEPKITQTGNKLTIRIPPRYDGYIPTFTDYVMKRFGKKLAALPTATQYGKDWTEKLLPYWEKQGGEVVYNTSIDFTKDTDFFTIITNALKEKPDVLFIGGPSEPTAKVVKQARELGFKGGFIVMDQAKLDEMKRVVGSYEMLEGAIGVMPLVESKEPGAPQFVENYRAKYNAEASSESAYNYLALYAFVEAMKAAGTVDDPAAIREHMNEGLKNIPKDKQVYVVPKVGEDGGFESKIIVAAVENGKVVPIELKK, encoded by the coding sequence ATGAAAAAAAGAAAATGGCCGATCGCGGCCATGATGACGGCCGTCATGGCACTGATGCTTGCGGCATGCAACAGCCCGACAACGAACAATAATGCCAAAAGCGGTAATGGAGGCGGAGGCGACAACGTCGTCAATATCGGTTACAGCGGACCGCTAAGCGGTCCCGCCGCCTACTACGGGGAACGGACGTTAAACGGCGTGAAGATGGCGGCGGACGAAATCAATAAAAACGGCGGGTTTGAAGTGAAGGGAAAAACATATAAAATCAATGTTGTATCATTAGACGACAAGTATTTGCCGAATGAAACAGCGGCAAATGCCAAACGGCTTGTCCAAGAACATCATACGCCGATCATTTTCACTCCGCACAGCGGCGGTGTCATGGCGTTGCAAGTGTTCAACCAAACGGACAATTTCCTTATCGCGGCCTATACGAGCGAGCCGAAAATCACGCAGACCGGCAACAAGCTGACGATCCGCATCCCGCCGCGTTATGATGGCTACATTCCGACATTTACCGATTATGTGATGAAGCGGTTTGGCAAAAAGCTGGCTGCCTTGCCGACGGCGACGCAATACGGGAAAGACTGGACGGAAAAACTGTTGCCATATTGGGAAAAGCAAGGCGGAGAAGTTGTCTATAACACATCGATTGACTTCACTAAGGACACCGATTTCTTCACGATCATCACGAACGCGTTAAAAGAAAAGCCGGATGTCTTGTTTATCGGCGGACCGTCGGAGCCGACGGCGAAAGTAGTGAAACAGGCGCGCGAACTTGGCTTTAAAGGCGGCTTTATTGTCATGGACCAAGCGAAGTTGGATGAAATGAAGCGGGTCGTCGGCTCTTACGAGATGCTTGAGGGCGCGATCGGCGTCATGCCGCTCGTTGAGTCGAAAGAGCCGGGAGCCCCGCAGTTTGTGGAAAACTACCGGGCGAAGTACAACGCCGAAGCAAGTTCGGAGTCCGCCTATAACTACTTGGCTCTTTACGCCTTTGTCGAAGCGATGAAGGCAGCTGGCACGGTCGATGATCCCGCCGCTATTCGCGAGCATATGAATGAAGGGTTGAAAAACATCCCGAAAGACAAGCAAGTGTATGTCGTTCCGAAGGTTGGCGAGGACGGCGGCTTTGAATCAAAAATTATTGTTGCAGCAGTGGAAAATGGCAAAGTTGTGCCGATCGAGCTAAAGAAATAA
- a CDS encoding QueT transporter family protein has translation MNVRTMAANGLIAAVYIVVTALIQPFGFTNIQFRVSELLNHLVVFRQTYAIGIVLGVFFANLFFSPIVAYDLVFGVGQSVLALLITIVSMRYVENVWARMAINTLSFTVTMGIIALELKLALGFPFWLTWLTTAIGEFVVMAIGAPIMYAVGRRLAPKMFDSAHQSR, from the coding sequence ATGAACGTTCGAACGATGGCGGCAAACGGTTTGATCGCCGCCGTGTACATCGTTGTGACGGCGCTCATTCAGCCGTTTGGCTTTACGAACATTCAGTTTCGCGTATCAGAACTATTGAACCACCTAGTCGTCTTTCGCCAAACATACGCCATTGGCATCGTGCTTGGCGTCTTTTTCGCTAATTTATTTTTCTCGCCGATCGTCGCGTATGATCTCGTATTCGGTGTCGGCCAGTCGGTGCTGGCACTCCTCATCACGATCGTTTCCATGCGTTATGTCGAGAACGTTTGGGCGCGCATGGCGATTAATACGTTGTCGTTTACCGTCACCATGGGCATCATCGCCCTTGAACTAAAGCTGGCGCTCGGTTTTCCGTTTTGGCTCACATGGCTGACGACGGCCATCGGCGAGTTTGTTGTCATGGCGATCGGCGCGCCGATCATGTATGCTGTTGGCCGCCGCTTGGCACCGAAGATGTTCGATTCCGCCCATCAAAGCCGTTAG
- a CDS encoding branched-chain amino acid ABC transporter permease, whose product MAAFEKRRLWLAVLAALALAFPLLVTNGYYLHMMTISFIWMIAVYGLNLFAGYTGYLSLAHAGFFAVGAYTLGILTVKVGLPFWWAFVLSCAFTSLLGLVIGLVALRTKEHFFAIYTLCVGYIIYLVIDKWDSLTGGVRGFIGIPAPGDIGPLSFQTPIAQYYLILFFLFAVMFVMYRLVDSLTGRTYIAIRNSEELALTLGISTMKNKLASFVLSVFFTSLAGALYASFIRFLGPDIAYVTVMFDFLTYLLVGGIGTLAGPVVGTLLITFLSQQLQFLQDYRMLIFGPVLTLLIIFYPHGIAGGFIRYQAKRAEVRRLEQKANQTAAELAASHQGRSERHVEEG is encoded by the coding sequence ATGGCCGCTTTCGAAAAACGACGCCTATGGCTTGCTGTTCTCGCGGCGTTGGCACTCGCTTTCCCGCTGCTTGTGACCAACGGCTATTACTTGCACATGATGACGATCTCCTTCATTTGGATGATCGCCGTTTACGGGTTGAACTTATTTGCTGGCTATACGGGTTATTTGTCCCTTGCCCACGCTGGATTTTTTGCCGTTGGCGCCTATACGCTCGGCATTTTGACCGTGAAAGTTGGGCTTCCGTTTTGGTGGGCGTTCGTACTCTCGTGCGCATTCACATCGCTGCTTGGCCTCGTGATCGGTCTTGTCGCCTTGCGGACGAAAGAGCATTTTTTTGCCATTTATACGCTATGTGTCGGGTATATCATTTATTTAGTGATTGATAAATGGGACAGCTTGACCGGCGGAGTGCGCGGCTTCATCGGCATTCCGGCGCCAGGGGACATCGGACCGCTGTCGTTTCAGACGCCGATCGCCCAATATTATTTGATTTTGTTTTTCTTGTTTGCGGTCATGTTTGTGATGTACCGGCTCGTTGATTCACTGACGGGAAGGACGTATATCGCCATTCGCAACAGCGAGGAGCTCGCGTTGACGCTTGGCATCTCGACGATGAAAAACAAGCTTGCCTCGTTTGTTCTGTCCGTCTTTTTTACGTCGCTTGCCGGAGCGCTGTATGCGTCATTCATCCGCTTTCTCGGTCCGGATATCGCATATGTCACTGTTATGTTTGACTTTTTAACGTACTTGCTTGTCGGCGGCATCGGAACGCTTGCCGGACCGGTCGTCGGCACGCTGCTCATTACGTTTTTATCCCAGCAGCTGCAATTTTTGCAAGACTACCGAATGCTCATTTTTGGCCCGGTGTTGACGCTTTTGATCATCTTTTATCCACACGGCATTGCCGGCGGCTTCATCCGCTATCAGGCGAAACGTGCAGAGGTGCGCCGCCTTGAACAGAAGGCAAACCAGACTGCTGCTGAACTGGCGGCCTCGCACCAAGGACGGAGCGAACGGCACGTAGAGGAGGGATAA
- a CDS encoding MaoC family dehydratase codes for MTTIREWQVGQSLPEVTLPPVSRLDLIKYAGASGDYNPIHTIDDEAKKAGLPGIIAHGMWTMGNLAKLFTPYYEEGFVQDYFVRFQSMVFLNDVVTLKATVKEKDDKAIRFMVAAVNQHGKEVIKGEAVFSLYE; via the coding sequence ATGACGACGATTCGCGAATGGCAAGTCGGGCAGTCGCTTCCCGAGGTGACGCTTCCGCCTGTATCCCGGCTTGACTTAATCAAATATGCCGGAGCGTCGGGCGACTACAACCCGATTCATACGATCGATGATGAAGCGAAAAAAGCCGGCCTGCCGGGGATTATCGCCCACGGCATGTGGACGATGGGCAACTTGGCGAAGCTGTTCACCCCGTATTACGAGGAAGGATTTGTCCAAGATTATTTCGTCCGTTTTCAATCAATGGTGTTTTTAAACGATGTCGTCACGTTAAAAGCAACGGTCAAAGAAAAGGATGACAAAGCGATCCGGTTTATGGTCGCCGCCGTCAACCAGCATGGGAAGGAAGTCATCAAAGGCGAAGCGGTCTTTTCCCTGTATGAGTAA
- a CDS encoding thiolase family protein, which yields MKRDAVIVSAVRTAIARQGGALATLPAHVYGAEVIKEAMRRANIGPELVDDVIMGNVLSGGGNIARLTALQTGLSLGLTGLTVDRQCGSGINAVNLAAQAIWAGDGDVYIAGGVESMSRAPYLMDRPEKPYSSTPPSFRKSQLSPKEIGDPPMGITAENLVKKYGISREEQDAFALRSQQRMARAMQEGRFAEQIVPITVPVKKGEPFVFDTDEHPRPNTTMEALAKLPPAFLEGGTVTAGNSSGLNDAAAALVIMSREKAEQLGLTPLAVIRAHAVAGVDPNIMGIGPVPATRKVLEKAGLTLDEMDIIEINEAFAAQVIACDRELEMNPEKVNVNGGAIAHGHPLGATGAILITKAVYELKRRGGTYALITACIGGGQGIATIIERV from the coding sequence ATGAAACGGGATGCCGTCATTGTGTCTGCCGTAAGAACGGCCATCGCCCGCCAAGGGGGCGCCTTGGCGACGCTGCCGGCGCACGTTTACGGCGCGGAAGTAATCAAAGAAGCGATGCGGAGGGCCAACATCGGCCCAGAGCTTGTCGATGATGTCATCATGGGCAATGTCTTAAGCGGCGGCGGCAACATCGCCCGGTTGACAGCGCTACAAACCGGCTTGTCGCTCGGGCTGACGGGGCTGACGGTCGACCGCCAATGCGGGTCGGGCATTAACGCCGTCAATTTGGCGGCGCAAGCCATTTGGGCCGGCGATGGGGACGTCTATATCGCTGGCGGAGTGGAAAGTATGAGCCGCGCGCCGTATTTGATGGACCGCCCGGAAAAACCGTACAGCTCGACGCCGCCAAGCTTCCGCAAATCGCAGTTGTCGCCAAAAGAGATTGGCGATCCGCCGATGGGCATCACGGCAGAAAATTTAGTGAAAAAATACGGCATCAGCCGCGAAGAACAAGACGCCTTCGCTTTGCGCAGCCAGCAGCGCATGGCGCGCGCTATGCAAGAAGGGCGGTTTGCCGAACAAATCGTGCCGATTACCGTCCCGGTGAAAAAAGGGGAGCCGTTTGTCTTTGACACGGATGAACACCCGCGCCCGAACACGACGATGGAAGCGCTCGCGAAACTGCCGCCGGCGTTTTTAGAAGGCGGCACGGTGACGGCGGGGAATAGTTCAGGGCTCAATGACGCCGCTGCCGCGCTTGTCATCATGTCACGGGAAAAAGCGGAACAGCTTGGCTTGACGCCGCTTGCCGTCATCCGCGCCCATGCGGTTGCCGGGGTCGATCCGAACATTATGGGCATCGGTCCGGTGCCGGCGACGAGAAAGGTGCTTGAAAAAGCTGGACTGACGCTTGATGAGATGGACATCATCGAAATCAATGAAGCGTTTGCCGCACAAGTGATCGCCTGCGACCGCGAACTTGAGATGAACCCGGAAAAAGTGAACGTCAACGGCGGCGCCATCGCCCACGGCCATCCGCTCGGCGCGACGGGCGCGATTTTGATTACGAAAGCCGTGTATGAACTAAAGCGCCGCGGCGGGACATACGCCCTCATTACGGCGTGCATCGGCGGCGGCCAAGGAATCGCGACGATCATTGAACGAGTTTGA
- a CDS encoding TetR/AcrR family transcriptional regulator, translating to MKEKLMEAGIELFERKGFKETSVQEIVEAVGATKGAFYYYYKSKEELLRDICISYIEDLLDQQTRLLQEPEKSCTEKLHAIVYMVIRNIRTRKKSARIFFREMRHLADDHLEEIRAKRRAFRKQYEQLIQEGVACGEFKPSLHAEMITFGLLGITNWSYYWFQPDKGVSEEELTDIYVDLILNGIRAEERPKR from the coding sequence ATGAAAGAAAAACTGATGGAAGCCGGCATTGAGCTGTTTGAACGCAAAGGGTTTAAAGAAACGTCCGTGCAGGAAATCGTTGAAGCGGTCGGCGCAACAAAAGGAGCGTTCTATTACTATTACAAAAGCAAAGAAGAACTGCTGCGCGATATATGCATCTCCTATATCGAGGATTTGCTTGACCAGCAGACGCGCCTGTTGCAGGAGCCGGAGAAGAGCTGCACAGAAAAGCTGCATGCGATTGTTTATATGGTGATTCGCAACATTCGCACGCGGAAGAAAAGCGCCCGCATTTTCTTCCGCGAGATGCGGCACTTGGCCGATGACCATTTGGAGGAAATCCGCGCCAAGCGACGGGCGTTCCGCAAGCAGTATGAACAGCTCATTCAAGAAGGGGTCGCCTGCGGCGAATTTAAGCCGTCGCTTCATGCAGAAATGATTACGTTCGGCCTGCTTGGCATCACGAATTGGAGCTATTACTGGTTTCAACCGGACAAAGGCGTTTCGGAAGAGGAATTAACCGACATTTACGTCGACTTAATTTTAAACGGTATTCGGGCGGAGGAACGGCCAAAAAGGTAG
- a CDS encoding multidrug resistance efflux transporter family protein — MREMAIGLVASFFFAVTFILNRSMELAGGSWLWSSSLRFFFMVPLLFAIVLFRRNIRPVWHDLKRHPRVWITWGTVGFGLFYAPLTYAAAYGPGWLVAGTWQCTIVAGVLLSPLFTEQRKTKNGTVSVRRPIEKRALFISFLILFGVVLIQFQQAGHLTWNEIALGVFPVLIAAFAYPLGNRKMIEHCAGRLDAFQRVWGMTMASLPFWLIVALIGWLTSGVPSAGQTMQSFIVAISSGIIATTLFFIATDRAKGNERKLAAVEATQSAEVMFAVIGEALFLSAPLPNGWAFVGLAVIIIGICCHSFESTRTVKHPTPPISTAQRLNRVGGEP; from the coding sequence ATGAGGGAAATGGCCATCGGCCTTGTCGCTTCGTTCTTTTTTGCCGTCACGTTCATCTTGAATCGGTCCATGGAATTAGCTGGCGGCAGCTGGCTGTGGAGTTCATCGCTTCGCTTTTTCTTTATGGTGCCGCTGCTGTTTGCCATCGTTTTGTTCCGCCGCAACATCAGACCGGTTTGGCATGACCTCAAGCGCCATCCGCGGGTATGGATCACCTGGGGGACGGTCGGATTCGGCTTGTTTTACGCGCCGCTCACCTACGCGGCCGCCTACGGGCCAGGGTGGCTTGTGGCCGGGACATGGCAGTGCACGATTGTAGCCGGTGTTCTGCTTAGTCCGCTGTTTACAGAACAGAGAAAAACGAAAAACGGAACAGTATCGGTGCGCCGCCCGATTGAAAAACGGGCGCTTTTCATTTCGTTTTTGATCTTGTTCGGCGTCGTCCTTATTCAGTTCCAGCAAGCAGGCCATCTCACATGGAACGAAATCGCGTTGGGGGTTTTTCCTGTGCTGATTGCTGCGTTTGCGTATCCGCTTGGCAATCGGAAAATGATCGAACATTGCGCCGGGCGCCTTGATGCGTTTCAACGCGTATGGGGGATGACGATGGCCAGTTTGCCGTTTTGGCTGATTGTCGCGTTGATTGGCTGGCTGACATCAGGGGTGCCGTCGGCGGGGCAAACCATGCAGTCGTTCATCGTGGCCATTAGTTCCGGGATCATCGCGACGACGTTGTTTTTTATTGCTACCGATCGGGCAAAAGGGAACGAACGGAAACTGGCCGCTGTGGAAGCGACGCAATCCGCGGAAGTCATGTTTGCCGTCATCGGCGAAGCGCTGTTCTTGTCAGCTCCACTTCCAAACGGATGGGCGTTCGTTGGTTTGGCCGTCATCATCATTGGGATTTGCTGCCATAGTTTCGAATCGACAAGAACGGTGAAACACCCGACGCCGCCCATTTCAACGGCACAGCGCCTCAATCGGGTGGGAGGAGAACCGTGA
- a CDS encoding ABC transporter ATP-binding protein, with protein MFLHVERLTKRFGGLLAVNDVTFSVEQGKVNAIIGPNGAGKSTFFNLISGLHRPTSGTITFKGRDITRLPANERAKLGIARTFQTTHLFEQSTVMDNVIIGHRLRTTSNVFDAILRTKRHRREEQACKEKAMEVLDFVGLTDVADRLVANLSQEQKKRVAFALALATDPELILLDEPAAGVNPDETEGLEELIVKMVKGGLTVCLIEHKMSMIMKIADRIMVLNYGEKIAEGTPEEVQNNEAVIQAYLGGSTVA; from the coding sequence ATGTTTTTGCACGTCGAACGGTTGACGAAACGGTTTGGAGGGTTGCTGGCGGTCAATGACGTCACGTTTTCCGTCGAACAGGGGAAAGTAAACGCCATCATCGGCCCGAACGGCGCCGGGAAATCGACGTTTTTCAATTTAATTAGCGGCTTGCACCGGCCGACATCTGGCACGATTACGTTTAAAGGCCGCGACATTACCCGCCTGCCGGCGAATGAACGGGCGAAGCTCGGCATCGCCCGCACGTTTCAAACGACCCATTTGTTTGAACAGTCGACGGTGATGGACAACGTCATCATCGGCCATCGGCTGCGCACCACATCGAATGTGTTTGATGCTATTTTGCGCACAAAACGGCACCGCCGCGAGGAACAGGCATGCAAAGAAAAGGCGATGGAAGTGCTCGACTTTGTTGGGCTCACCGATGTGGCGGATCGGCTCGTCGCTAACCTGTCGCAGGAGCAGAAGAAGCGGGTGGCGTTTGCGCTCGCCTTGGCGACCGATCCGGAACTCATCCTGCTTGACGAGCCAGCTGCCGGCGTCAACCCGGACGAAACGGAGGGGTTGGAAGAGCTGATCGTCAAAATGGTCAAGGGCGGCCTGACAGTTTGTCTCATTGAACATAAAATGTCGATGATTATGAAAATCGCTGACCGCATTATGGTGCTCAATTACGGCGAAAAAATTGCCGAAGGGACGCCGGAAGAAGTGCAAAACAACGAGGCGGTCATTCAAGCGTATCTAGGGGGGAGCACCGTTGCTTGA
- a CDS encoding ABC transporter ATP-binding protein, whose amino-acid sequence MLELTNVSVRYGSFTAIRDVTFSVKAGEIAVLLGANGAGKSTLFRTISGLHKPVQGEIRLDGERIDLLPPDRIVQRGIVQCAEGRKLFARMSVYENLLMGAYVHRKDKEGIRRSMEHVYELFPILHEKRNEPAGSLSGGQQQMLAIGRALMSRPAVLLLDEPSIGLAPLIVEQMFATIKQINEEGTTILLAEQNAHAALSIAHHGYVFENGTIVASGAADELLANDDVRKAYIGT is encoded by the coding sequence TTGCTTGAGTTGACGAACGTATCTGTCCGCTACGGCAGCTTCACGGCGATTCGCGATGTGACGTTTTCCGTTAAGGCGGGGGAAATCGCGGTGTTGCTTGGCGCCAACGGGGCTGGGAAAAGCACGCTGTTTCGCACGATCAGCGGGCTGCATAAGCCCGTGCAAGGGGAAATCCGCCTTGATGGCGAGCGCATTGACTTGCTGCCGCCTGACCGGATCGTTCAGCGCGGCATCGTGCAATGCGCCGAAGGGCGCAAGCTGTTTGCCCGCATGAGCGTATACGAAAACTTGCTTATGGGCGCGTATGTTCATCGAAAAGATAAAGAAGGCATCCGCCGCTCGATGGAACATGTATACGAGCTGTTCCCGATTTTGCATGAAAAACGAAACGAGCCAGCCGGATCGCTGAGCGGCGGCCAGCAGCAAATGCTTGCCATCGGCCGCGCGTTAATGTCGCGCCCTGCGGTGCTCTTGCTTGATGAGCCGTCGATCGGGCTTGCCCCGCTCATTGTCGAGCAAATGTTCGCGACGATTAAACAAATTAATGAGGAAGGGACGACCATTTTGCTCGCTGAACAAAATGCTCATGCCGCGCTATCCATCGCCCATCACGGCTACGTGTTTGAAAACGGGACGATCGTCGCTTCAGGGGCGGCGGACGAACTGCTCGCCAACGACGACGTCCGCAAGGCGTACATTGGAACATGA
- the chrA gene encoding chromate efflux transporter, whose translation MAVKDQQAASRRGSVWEVGITALRLGLTSFGGPVAHLGYFYEEYVKRKKWIDDKTYADLVALCQFLPGPASSQVGIGIGLMRAGVWGALAAWLGFTLPSAVALSLVAVWLQHASLGEAGWMHGLLLAAVAVVAQAIWEMTRKFAAGRLEATLAVAAAIAVLLMPSAWSQVAVIAIAGAIGAIGRRKTLEPSSVGIPPFIRRSTGFLLLSLFAVLLVALPLARAWVHSPLWALFDSFYRAGALVFGGGHVVLPLLKAEVVPQGWVTASQFLAGYSAAQAVPGPLFTFAAYIGMAAFGWKGALVATAAIFLPSFLLVLGAFPFWHWLRHQPRFQAALAGINAAVVGILLAALYDPIWTKAVNEPADFAFVLVAFLLLAVWKWPAWVVVLVSFVGGWLRTLFG comes from the coding sequence ATGGCTGTAAAGGATCAACAGGCAGCGAGCCGACGCGGTTCCGTCTGGGAGGTCGGAATCACGGCGCTCCGCCTTGGCTTGACGTCGTTTGGCGGGCCGGTGGCTCATCTCGGCTATTTTTATGAAGAGTACGTGAAACGAAAGAAATGGATCGACGACAAAACGTACGCCGATCTCGTCGCGCTTTGCCAATTTCTCCCCGGTCCGGCAAGCAGCCAAGTCGGCATCGGCATCGGGTTGATGCGCGCCGGCGTCTGGGGTGCGTTGGCGGCTTGGCTTGGGTTTACGTTGCCGTCGGCGGTCGCGCTTAGTCTTGTTGCTGTCTGGCTGCAGCATGCTTCTTTGGGAGAAGCGGGCTGGATGCACGGCTTGCTGTTGGCGGCTGTGGCGGTCGTAGCGCAGGCGATATGGGAGATGACGCGCAAATTCGCTGCCGGCCGCCTTGAGGCAACGCTTGCGGTTGCAGCGGCGATCGCCGTGCTTCTCATGCCGAGTGCATGGAGCCAAGTGGCGGTGATTGCCATCGCAGGGGCCATCGGCGCGATCGGACGGCGAAAAACACTCGAACCGTCTTCGGTGGGCATCCCTCCTTTTATTCGTCGTTCCACCGGTTTTCTGTTGCTTTCCTTGTTTGCCGTGCTGCTTGTCGCGCTGCCGCTTGCTCGCGCTTGGGTTCATTCGCCTCTTTGGGCGCTGTTTGACAGCTTTTACCGCGCGGGGGCGCTCGTGTTTGGCGGTGGGCATGTCGTGCTGCCGCTTTTGAAAGCGGAAGTGGTGCCGCAAGGGTGGGTCACCGCTAGCCAGTTTTTAGCCGGCTACAGCGCCGCGCAAGCCGTTCCGGGTCCGCTGTTTACATTTGCCGCGTACATCGGAATGGCTGCGTTCGGTTGGAAAGGCGCGCTCGTGGCTACGGCAGCGATTTTTCTTCCATCTTTTTTGCTTGTGCTCGGCGCATTTCCGTTTTGGCACTGGCTTCGCCATCAGCCGCGCTTCCAAGCGGCGCTTGCCGGCATTAACGCCGCTGTCGTCGGGATTTTACTCGCGGCGCTGTACGATCCGATTTGGACAAAAGCGGTGAACGAGCCGGCCGATTTCGCGTTTGTCCTCGTCGCCTTTCTTTTGCTTGCCGTTTGGAAGTGGCCGGCGTGGGTGGTTGTTCTTGTTTCCTTCGTCGGCGGGTGGCTTCGCACGTTGTTCGGTTAA
- a CDS encoding YhgE/Pip domain-containing protein — MKHAWRIYAKDLKHLKTNWAASISALDLIVLPSLYAWINVEASIDPYAYTEDLPVGVVNEERGAGLARCRFHAGNEIVKTLKTTTS; from the coding sequence GTGAAACACGCATGGCGCATTTATGCGAAAGATTTGAAACATCTCAAGACCAACTGGGCCGCATCCATCTCGGCTCTCGATCTGATTGTTCTTCCATCGCTTTACGCTTGGATCAATGTAGAGGCTTCGATTGACCCTTATGCCTATACAGAGGATTTACCGGTCGGCGTAGTGAACGAAGAACGCGGGGCGGGTCTGGCTCGTTGCCGGTTTCATGCTGGCAATGAGATCGTTAAGACCTTAAAAACAACCACCAGTTAG
- a CDS encoding peptidase M14, whose amino-acid sequence MTRYALVKPQKNPSGGYKDWFVLCFKRPGFTIEAAPYVGERSVPLNYFPSIWNQNDGVPLMLANKL is encoded by the coding sequence ATGACGCGGTATGCGCTGGTCAAGCCGCAAAAAAATCCGAGCGGCGGCTATAAAGACTGGTTTGTCCTATGCTTCAAACGGCCGGGGTTTACGATCGAAGCAGCGCCGTATGTCGGCGAGCGCTCGGTGCCGCTCAACTACTTTCCGTCGATTTGGAACCAAAATGACGGCGTCCCGCTGATGCTGGCCAACAAACTATAA
- a CDS encoding DMT family transporter, whose amino-acid sequence MKWLWMTMALAAGMAVSIQAGVNGGLGRRVGVLEGSFVSFLIGTIVLFLVQLFFGKGELLAMFSVPKWQLIGGILGAFYVFVMVLIVPKVGVANSLMAVVAGQLVMSSIVDHFGLFGGQRIPFDLTRFAAIGFLFLALWLFFRK is encoded by the coding sequence ATGAAGTGGTTATGGATGACGATGGCTTTAGCGGCCGGGATGGCCGTCTCCATACAGGCGGGGGTGAATGGCGGCCTTGGGAGACGGGTCGGGGTGTTGGAAGGATCGTTCGTTTCGTTTTTAATCGGAACGATCGTCTTATTTTTAGTGCAATTGTTTTTCGGAAAAGGCGAGCTGCTCGCCATGTTTTCTGTACCGAAATGGCAGCTGATCGGCGGCATTCTCGGCGCCTTTTACGTGTTTGTCATGGTGCTCATCGTTCCGAAAGTCGGCGTTGCCAATTCGTTGATGGCCGTGGTTGCCGGGCAGCTCGTGATGAGTTCGATTGTTGACCATTTTGGTTTGTTCGGCGGGCAGCGCATCCCGTTCGATCTGACGCGCTTCGCCGCCATAGGTTTTCTGTTTTTGGCGCTCTGGCTTTTTTTCCGCAAATGA
- a CDS encoding branched-chain amino acid ABC transporter permease, whose amino-acid sequence MELFIQQLLNGLTVGSVYSLVALGLTLVYGILHIPNFAHGALYMMGGYVTLTAMSQAGLPYGLAIVVSMVAVGLLGVLMERLVFYPLRDAPPLHDKIAAIGILLFLEAFAQFVWGADYQTMPTPYGNVITVFGLTLTVQRILIIASTVVIMILLYLFLKKTFIGASIIAMAQSREGANLVGINTNKVAMMTFLLSGGLAALAASLASPINLVFPGMGHLVILKAFVIIILGGMGSIPGAIVGGYILGFSESLGATYVSNDYKDIIAFVILVIILTVKPNGLFAKEGH is encoded by the coding sequence ATGGAATTGTTTATCCAGCAGCTGTTAAACGGATTGACCGTTGGAAGCGTTTACAGCCTTGTCGCCTTAGGCTTAACGCTCGTCTACGGCATTTTGCATATCCCAAACTTTGCCCATGGCGCGCTGTATATGATGGGCGGTTATGTCACGCTCACCGCCATGAGTCAAGCTGGGCTGCCGTACGGGCTTGCCATTGTCGTGTCGATGGTGGCGGTAGGGCTGCTTGGCGTCTTGATGGAGCGGTTGGTGTTTTATCCGCTTCGCGACGCGCCGCCGCTTCATGATAAAATTGCGGCGATCGGCATTTTGCTGTTTTTGGAAGCGTTCGCCCAATTCGTCTGGGGGGCGGACTATCAAACGATGCCGACGCCATACGGCAATGTCATCACCGTTTTCGGTTTGACGCTCACGGTTCAACGCATCCTCATCATCGCGTCCACTGTCGTCATCATGATCTTGCTTTACCTCTTCTTGAAAAAGACGTTCATCGGAGCTTCGATCATCGCGATGGCACAAAGCCGCGAAGGAGCGAATTTAGTCGGCATTAACACGAACAAAGTCGCCATGATGACGTTTCTTCTTTCCGGCGGTTTGGCCGCGCTCGCCGCTTCGCTCGCTTCGCCGATCAACCTCGTGTTTCCCGGCATGGGTCATCTCGTCATCTTGAAAGCGTTCGTCATCATTATTCTCGGCGGCATGGGAAGCATTCCTGGCGCGATTGTCGGCGGCTATATTTTAGGATTTAGCGAAAGCTTAGGGGCGACGTACGTGTCGAATGACTATAAAGACATTATTGCTTTTGTCATTCTTGTTATCATTTTAACGGTCAAACCGAACGGACTGTTTGCCAAGGAGGGACATTGA